The stretch of DNA CTTATTATGATACCTGGGTTCCTGAGGCAAGAGTCGAATCGCCTCTTTCATGGCTGTTTCAGCCTCTTGATACTTTTTGCGACGGAACAAATCATCGGCGCGGCTGACATGCTTGTTCGCCCACTTAACATTGATATTCTCGTCTTCAACAGCTGCATCCCGACTCGGCATCATCCTTGTCGTATCTTTGCGCTGCTTTGCAGTGAGCTCAGCAGGATCGTCTGCTGCGTCAGTATGCACAGGCGTGCGATTCTTCTTCAATTCGCGCAATGTGTCGTATTCTGAGCGGCGCTGAGCGTCACCGACGATATCATGCGCCCTGGTTACTTTGGCGAACTCTCTCTGAGCCGTCGCACGCTGCTCCGGATCATTGGGAAACCGGTCAGGATGGAGTTTTTTAGCCAGACGCAAGTAAGCCTTACGAATTTCCTCAGGCGGCGCCTCCTGCTCAACCCCTAATATGGCGTAAAAGTCTTCGTCAAACTCCTGCATAGATTCTCGTAGGTAGCGCCAGTTCAGAGACCTGAACTTGTAATCTCATCTGGTAACAGATCATATCTTACGGC from Candidatus Melainabacteria bacterium encodes:
- a CDS encoding tetratricopeptide repeat protein, whose amino-acid sequence is MQEFDEDFYAILGVEQEAPPEEIRKAYLRLAKKLHPDRFPNDPEQRATAQREFAKVTRAHDIVGDAQRRSEYDTLRELKKNRTPVHTDAADDPAELTAKQRKDTTRMMPSRDAAVEDENINVKWANKHVSRADDLFRRKKYQEAETAMKEAIRLLPQEPRYHNKLAEIYIARGWKTLAMTEVQAALRANPKDNEAKILEAKIRALTKTAEQSKTKSSFLTQVKNLFSKKKS